Genomic DNA from Acidobacteriota bacterium:
TCATCGACCACCACCACCTCGAAGCGATGCTCTGCGGATAGCTCCCTAAGGAGGGAGGAATCACCTCCCCTTCCCTTCCCCAAGCCGAAATATCGGCTCAGGTAGATCGCCTTCATCCCGATCCCGTAAACGAGATGGGTGAGGACGAAATCCCGGGCAGGGGTGGCAGCAACCCGCTCATCGAAGGGAAGGAAGACGAGGATATCCGCACCGAGCTTCCCGATCAACTCCTTCTTCTGCTCATCGGTAGTCATAAGGAGGGGGGGATCATCGACCAGCACCTTTTTCGTATGGGGGGTGAAGGTGATGACTATGCTCGTCCCCCTTTCCTTCCTCGCCCGGGCTACCGTCTCCTTTATTACATATTGATGGCCCAAATGGACGCCATCGAAGTTCCCTAAGGTAACCACGGGGAAGGAAAAACGATTATATAGCGAGGAGATGTCCCTTACTACCTTCATCCTATCGCCCTTTTGGGTAATCCTTGCTCTCCCCTATCCGATGAAGCTTCAACAGGTTCGCCGGAGGCCTCGAGGCGACAGGAAATCCGAGGATGATGACCACCGTATCCCCTTCGCTAAACCTATCCTCTGCCATCAACCTCTCTTCCATCCTCTTTATCAGAGGAGCCACCTCCCTTATCTCCTCGATCATCCGGGGAGAAACCCCCCAATAAAGGCTCATCCGACGATAGATCCGCTCGTTCGGGGTAAAGGCAACGATGGGCACCTCTGGGCGATACTTGGAGACAAGCCTCGCAGTGAGACCACTCTGGGTCATCACCACTACCGCTTTCGCTTTGAGGATGGAAGCGGCTGAAGACGCAGCAGCACAAAGGGAATCGGAAAGGAGGAACCTATCGGGAAGAAGATGAGCGTTAAATGATGGTCCTACGAAGAACTCCCCGTGTTTCTCCGCCTCCTCTATTATCTCCCTCATCATATCCACTGCTCGAATGGGATACCTTCCCGCTGCTGTCTCCCCGGAGAGCATTACCGCATCGGTGCCGTCGAAAACCGCATTGGCTACATCGGAAACCTCCGCCCTGGTTGGTCTTGGGCTATCGGTCATCGATTCCAGCATTTGGGTGGCGGTGATAACGAGGATGCCCCTTCTATTCGCCTCGTTTATCATCCTCTTCTGAAGCGGGGGAACCTCCTCCAGGGGGAGCTCCACTCCAAGATCCCCCCGCGCCACCATCACCCCGTCAGCCACCTCGAGTATCTCGGTAAGCCTCCCTATCGCCTGGGCACGCTCGATCTTGGCGATGACCGGGACATCCGCCCCCTCTTCCTCTATCAATCTCTTCGCCTCGAGGATATCCTCCTTCCTCTTAACGAAGGATATGGCGATATAATCCACCCCCTCGGCAAGGGCGAACTTGAGATCCGCTTTATCCTTATCGGTGAGGGCAGGAGCACTTACCTCGACGCCGGGAAGGTTTATCCCCTTATGGGAGCTCACCTCTCCCCCCACCTTGACCCGGCACCTCACCTCATCACCAATACTTTCAAGGACGGTGAGCTCTATCTCCCCGTCATCCACCAGGATGGGATCGCCAGGGGAAAGGTCGGAGGCGAGCTTCTCATAATCGGTAGGAAGCCTCCCTTCACCAAGTCCCTTTTCCTTTGGGGCGAGGATCACCTCCTCCCCCTCCTTCAAGGTCATCGGCTGAGGGAGATCGCCGATCCTTATCCTCGGTCCCTGAAGATCGGCGAGAATGGCAACCGGTCTTCCCACCTCGGAGGCAGCTTCCCTTATCAGCCTTATCTTCTCCTTGTGTTCCCTCAGGCTCCCATGAGAAAAATTGAGCCGGGCGATATTCATCCCCGACTCGATCATTCTCTTAAGTGTCCCTTTATTTGCCGACGCAGGACCAATGGTCGCTACTATCCGTACCCGTGCCACTTTTAAAAGGCTCCTTTTTATATTCGAGTGCCTAATTTATCACAAGGGATAGAGGCTGTCAATCAGTAGGGATGAAGGAGGATTTAACCGCGTGATTCGATAAGCTCCTTTACCTTGTAATAGGTCTCATCGGGGTTCTCGATGTCCGCTATCTTGATTCCACTTCTTCCCAAGGTGCTCGCCGATACCGCGGTGGCAGGGGTTGCCAAGATTATCGTCCCTAAGCCATACATCCGCTGAAGGATGCCCTTCCTCAAACCCACCTCGGTTATCCTGTTATAAGGGATGCTTTTTTCCTCGATGTTGAAGAACCCCTCGTAATATTCGAGATGGGAATCATAAAAACGATACTCGGTCTTTCTGTATGTCCTCTTCTTGACGAAATAGACCACTAAAGGGATGCCAAAGAAGAAAAGCGCCCCAAAAAAGACGAAGGGAAACCATCTAGGGAGGGAAAGCTTGAGCGCCTGGATGGCGAACATACTGAACCCACCGAAGAAACCAGCCCCCCACACCGTGAAGAAGAGCTGAAGGGGAAGAACGGAGAAGAAGACGAGGAAAGGGATAAATTTCGGCTTGATGACCATAAGAGGGGTGGTACTGCTTTCCCATTTTCTCTCTTTGGCGACGAGAGGGGCGCCACAGGAAGGACAAAAAGAGGCTCCTTCCATCACCTTAGCACCACAACTATCGCACCGCATAGCAACCTCCTCGTATCTTAATTGTTCTTAACAAATTTAATTATATCATAACATTAACCTCCTTGTAAACGACGATCAATCCCCCATTCTCGTTGCCATTCCCCTCTTTTTCTGCTAAAATGATGTCGCTATAATTTTAAGAAAGGAAGAGAAAATGAAATGTCCAAAATGCAGCAAGGAAATACCTGATGATGCTGTCCTCTGCCCCTATTGCGGGGCGCTGATAAAGGATAAACGAACCCTAGCGAGAAACATCCGAGCAAGGCGGAAAAACTTAAGTAGCGGTATCTGGTTGATCCTGATTGGGGGGATCTTTCTCATAGCCAATTTCAGCCCTTATGACATCGGTGATCTCTGGCCCCTGTTTCTTATCGCCATTGGTCTTGGGCTAATCATCCGCCACTTGAAAGAAGCGCCGGAGGAAGAAGAGGAGGAATGATCGCTTTATCCACCTGCCTCCGCTCGCCGACGATCGACAAGGGGGAGGAGCTTATTCGTTATTTCCTCGATCTCGGTATCTCCCACCTCGAGCTTGAATACCGTATCTCCCAAAAGATGTTTAAGGAAATGAAGCCTCTCCTAAAAGAGGTAACCATAACCAGCATCCACAACTTCTTCCCCGTCCCCGACATCCTCCCTCCCGATAAGGAGGGGAGCGCTGAGGTTTTCTCTCTATCCTCCCTCGATAAAGAGGAAAGGGAAAAAGCGATCGCCTACACCACCCGCACCATAGAGGTGGCAAATAGCCTCGAGGCGAAGGCGGTGGTAGTCCATCTCGGCGGGGTGGAGATCAAACCGGAGACAAAAAGGTTCGTTCAATTACTTAAGGAAGGGAAGATAAAAAGCGAAGAAGGAAGAAGCTTCATCCGGAAAAAGAAAGAGGAGAGAAAAAAGAAAAAGGGACCTCACCTCGATTCCGCCTGCTTTTCTTTAGAAAAACTGGCAAAGGTGGCGGAGAGGGAGGGGGTGATGATCGGGATCGAAAACGGATACAAGATAAACAAGATCCCCGACCCCGAAGAGCTCGCCCTTCTCTTTTCCAAATTCGAGGGAGCACCGATCTACTTCTGGTATGATGTGGGACATGCCAAATTCCAAGACAACATCGGGTTCATCGATTACATCAAGCTCCTCACCCGGTTTCGGAAGAAGCTGATCGGGATCCACCTCCATGATATCGTGGAGGATAACGACCATCTGCCACCAGGCAAAGGGGAGATCGATTTCGCCCTCATCGGCAAATTATTGCCCCAGGGGGTGATAAAGGTGATGGAATTACAGCATAAGGTGAACGACGAGGAGGCTTTGGCTGGGCTCAATTACTTAAAGGAAATGGGGATTATTTAGCGTTCTATTCAGCTATTGTCTTGAAGGGGATTGAGCCCTCTGTTATAATTGAGCCAACAAGGAGGGAGAAGTGGCGGAGATTTTCACTGTGGAGGGGGAGTTGAGAGATACTCCACTTCCGGAGGTACTTCGGGAGCTCGATAAGAGAAGGGTTTCTGGGGTCCTTGCGGTAAAAAAGGGAGATGAGGAGAAGAAGATATTCACCGAAGACGACCGGATAATCTTCGCTTCTTCCACCAACCCCGACGATCGACTGGGCGAATTCCTTCTCAGGAAGAAGAAGATCTCTCAGGAGGACTACGACAATTCGGTAAAGCTCCTGAAGACCACCGGCAAAAGGCAGGGGACGATATTCGTTGAGCTTGGCTGTCTCACTCCGGAGGAGCTTTACTGGGCGGTAAGAGCTCAGATAAGGGAGATCGTCTGGAGCCTGTTCAACTGGGAGGAAGGACACTTTACCTTTACCGAAGGTGCCTACAAGCAGGACGAGGTAATAAAACTGAGCACCAAGATCGAAGAAGCCATCATCGAGGGGATAAACCGAATAAAGGATCCAAAGCGGATATTACGCTACATCGGCTCAAAGGACACACTCCTCGTCCCCATAAAGGGAAGGGATATCTCCTCTCTCTCCGGCGAGCATCAGCATATATTTCGCCTGTTAAACCAGCCGAAAACGGTGTACCAGGTTTGTCAAGAGAGCCTCTTTGGCCAGGCAGATACCTTGAAGACCATCTACGGGTTGGTGGTTTTGGAGTATATCGCTCGCCGTTAAACCCCTACGCCCCATACTTAGCCAACTTAAGGGCATTAGCCATAGCGAGGGGCATAAGTTCCGTCGCAGGAATCCTCCCTAATCCCCCAAGGTTGAACTCCCGCTCACTGAATCTTTCCACTTTATCGGGACGACACCACCTGGAATGAAGAAGCACCGGCACCGGATGCCAGCTATGGGCTTTTAGCATAGCTGGGGTGGAGTGATCGCCGGTTATCACCAACACCTCGGGAGAAAGAGCGAGGATCTCAGGGATTACCTGATCCACTTCCTCAAGGAGGCTCGCCTTGCGCTCAAAGTCCCCATCCTCACCGGCACTATCCGTCTTCTTTATATGGACATAGAAGAAATCAAATCGCTGATAATTCTCTCTAAGCGTTTTTAGTTCCTCGGCTAAGGTATCGCCGGTCTTCAGAAGCTCCATCCCGATAAGTTTGGTAACCCCACGATACATAGGGTAAGAGGCGATAGAGGCAGGGGTAAGTTTGTATATTTCGGTCATAGTGGGGAAGGGATGATAACGGTCGAAGCCCCGAAGGAGGATGAAATTCGCCGGGTGCTCCGAGGAGAGCTTCCTCCTCGCCTCCTCGACAAACTGGTTGACGAGCTCCGCTGTCTCCTTAGCCTCTGGAGAAAGGGGAGAAATCCGTCTCGGTGGAACTCCTATCTCCTGAGGGTCGGAATCGGAGAGATCTCCAGAAAGATTCTCACCCCGTAATATGAGAACTCCCCGATACTCCTTTACCGGCTTCACAAAGATGGTAACCCGAGGAAGTCTTATCTCCTCAAGAAGCTGGCACAATCTCCTTCCTTCCTCCGAAGGAATCCTTCCTGCCCGGCGGTCAACCACCTTTCCCTCATCATCGACGGTGGCGAAATTGAACCGAGCGGATACATCGGACGGCTTGAGGTCAAACCCTATCCCAAGAGCAGCAAGTACCCCCCTTCCCACCTGATACCGGACGGGATCGTAGCCGAAAAGGGCAAGATGAGCAGGACCACTCCCCGGGGTAATACCAGGAGATATAGGATCGATCATCCCACAGATGCTCTCCCTCGCCAGAGCATCGAGGTTGGGAGTCTTCGCCTCTTCGACCTCCGTCCCCCCTCCCTTTTCCCGGGGGAGTCCTCCTAAGCCATCGATTATGAGAAAGACGATTTTAGAATCGGTCTTTATCGACAACTTCCGCATAAGCTCGAAGTTCGCCATCTTCCACACCTCCACTTTATCACTTTATCCCAAAATGGAAACCGAGGTCAAATCAAAAAGAGAGCCAGGCAACCTAACCGCCTGGCTCAGCACCCGCGTAGGGTTTAGGGGGAGGGATGAAGGGATCAATTAAGGGGGACCAGCTGTTCTATCAGTTCCTCCAACTTTTCCTTATTTATGATATTTATCATCCGTTTATTAAAATCTATGAATCCTATCTTCTTGAATTGATTCAAGAAATGGCTGGTAGTCTCCCTGGTCGAGCCGATCAGATTCCCTATATCTTGCTGGGAGAGCTTGGTAGAGATGACGATATTCTCACCGAACTTCTCACCGTACTCCTCAGCCAATTCGAGAAGCACCCGAGCAAGTCGTGAGGGAACATTTCTAAAGGCGAGGTCCTCCACCTTCCGCTCGAGGACCACCCGCCTTCCATTGACCAACTCAAGAAGCCTGAACGCCAAAGAGGCATTCCTCTTAGCAAGAGCCCTCACCGCCTTTGCCTCGAAGGAGAGTAGAACCACATTATCCATAGCGGTCGCCATATTTTCCCGTTTGTCGAAGGAGATGACCGCCTCCTCGCCAAAGATGTCATTATTCTTGAGGATCTCGAGAATTATCTCACGCCCATCCTCGAAAATACGAGAGAGTTTAACCCTTCCCTCCACGATGAAGAATATCTCATTAGCTGGGTCATCAGGGAAATAGATGATATCCCGCTTGCGGAAGCTACGATATGACCCCACCTTGAGGAGATATTCCATATCCTCTTCCGCCAAAGAGGCAAATACCAAATTATTTCTCAATATCTCAGCGGTTACCTTTTTCATTACCGAATCCCCATCGAACTTCCCATCTTTAATTTAAGCAAGAAATATGCCAAAAAAGGGGAAAGAACTCTTTTAGAAGAAAGAGCATCGAAATAAAGGAGTTAACGAAGGAGTGGATAAGGAAGGGTCCCTCTTCTGAGCCTTTATTGTCCAAAACTGTATATTCTGTTGGACAGCCTTAGACAGCTAAACCAACACTCCGTTAGCCATTTCCAGAGGGGTAAATTATGTCCAGAAAAAAAGACAGTTATTTTATCCCATACTCCTTCAATTTATTATAAAGCGAGCTCCGACTTATCCCCAACTTCTTCGCTGCCAGCGTTTTATTCCCTCCGCAAAGGGCGAGCGCCTTCTTTATCGCCTCTATCTCCACACTTCCCTTGACCTTGTTCACTTCCCCTTTTAAGGAAATATTCAAGGAGACGCTTTCATCTCCTAATCTCCTTATCTCCGAAGGAAAGCACGATTCATCTATCTCTTCGGAGTCAGAGACAAGCACTGCCCGCTCAATGATATTCTCCAGCTCTCTAACATTTCCGGGCCAATCGTATTCGGTGAGAAGGGCAAGAGCCTTCGGTGTTATCCTCTTTAATGGCTTATTGTTCTCCTTGGAGAACTTCTCCAGGAAGCAGTCAACCAGAAGGGGAATATCCTCCTTCCTCTCCCGAAGGGGAGGGAGAACTATGGGAATAACCGCTATCCGATAGTAGAGGTCCTCCCGGAAAGCGCCGGAAGCGACAAGTTCCTTCAAATCGGTATTGGTAGCGGCGATTATCCGCACATCGACCTTGATCGTCTCCGTGCTTCCAAGCGGCTTTATCTCCCTCTCTTGAAGTACCCGAAGGAGCTTCGCCTGGATGGGTAAACTTATATTCCCTATCTCATCGAGAAAGATGGTCCCCCCATTCGCCTCCTCGAAGAGCCCCTTCTTAGCCTTCATCGCCCCAGTGAAAGCACCGCGCACATGGCCAAAAAGCTCGCTTTCGAGCAATGTCTCCGGGAGGATGCTACAATCGATGGCGACGAACGGCTTATCCTTCCGCAACGAATTGTAATGGATCGCCCGGGCGATGAGTTCCTTCCCCGTACCACTTTCTCCCTGAATCAACACAGTGGAATTGGAGGCGGCAACCCTTCCAACGAGATCGAAGATGGCGAGCATCTTCTTGCTTCTGCCCACGATGTTGCCGAAGCTGTAGCGCTCCTTGACCTCGCTCCTTAACCTCTTCAACTCCTGAGCCAATTGATACTCCTTCAGCGCCTTTTTGATCACTATTTTAAGCTCCTCAGTCTGAAACGGCTTGGGGATGTAATCAAAGGCTCCCAATTTCATCGCCTCAACCGCAGATTCCACCGTGCCGTAGGCAGTTATCAGGATATAAGGTATATCCGGATCTTCCTCTTTCACCTTTTTCAGAAGCTCTACTCCATTCATTCCAGGAAGGGCGAGATCGGCGATGATCAGATCAAAAACCTTACTCCCGAAGAGATCAAGTGCCTCCTCGGCAGTGAGGGCGGTAGTCACCTTATATCCCTCTTTTCCTAATATCCTCGAGTATAACTCGAGCATATTCTCCTCATCATCGATGACCAATATCCTATACGCCACCTTCTTCCTCCCTGTTTCCACCAGGGGATAGGGGAAGGGTTATAATACAGGTGGTACCCTTTCCCTCCTCGCTTACAAGTTCGATCTTCCCCCGATGGGCTTCTATTATCTGCCGAGAAACAGAAAGACCTAACCCCGTTCCCCCGGATTTCTTGGTAGTATAGAACGGTTCAAAAACCTTATCTATGTCTTTCTTCTTTATCCCGCAACCAGTATCAATTACCTCAACCCTTATCCAAGAATTTCCCTTCCCATCTCCATTAACGCCCACCTTGATACGAAGGTTCCCTCCTCCTGGCATAGCCTGAATGGCGTTTAGAATGAGGTTCACAAATACCTGCTTCATCTGTTCTGGGTCGATCTCCAGCACGGGGAGATCATCTGGTATCTCCTTGGTGAGCCGAATGTTGCTGTCGCGGAGCTTCAATCTAAGCAGGGAGAGCGAATGTTCAAGCACCTCGCTGATCCTGACCTTTCTCAGGTTTAAAGATCGGGAATGGGTGAGGTGAAGAAGATCACGAACCACTTTAGCACAACGGGAGGTCTCTTGTTCGATTATCTTAAGGTACCGGTAATGGGGGTGGTTCTCAGAGGTCTCCGAAAGGAGGTCTTGAGTGAAACCAAGCACTATTCCTAAGGGATTGTTTATCTCGTGCGCCACACCAGCTGCCACCTCACCCATCGAAGCGAGCCTCTCTGATTGGATCAATTTCTCCTCAAGCTGTTTCCTCACCGTAATATCCGAAGCAGTACCCACCACCCCGTAAACGCCCTCTTCAGAAGTGAGCGGAGCAAGACTAAGCAGTAAAGTCAATCGCTCACCTTTGGCATTTATCGCTTCCACCTCCTCATGAATAACTGGCTCTCTCTTCTCAATGCAGGCTCTCAGTATCTTTTTTGCCCTTTCCCAATGCTCCTCGGGAAAGAGAAGGGTAAAGGGGGCATCGAATACCTCCTCCTTCTTTAAACCGGTTATCTCGAGAAACCGGGAATTGATAAAGGAGAACCTGCCTTCCAAATCGAGGGTAAAGATGGCATCGCTGGTATTCTCGATAACCCGACGGAGAAAAGCCTCCGACTCTGCGAGCTCCCGCTCAAGTCTCACCCTCTTGGTGACATCACGGATCATCCCTTCGGTGGCGATCACCCTCCCCTTCCTATCCCGAATGAGAACGCCGGACGCCTCGGCAAAAACCTCCTCGCCATCCCTCCTCCTTAGTCGAGAACGAAAACCTGTAACATAACCTCTCTTTCTAAGCTCATCCAAAAACGCCTCCAACTCGCGTCTATCGACATAGAACTCGGAGAATTTCACCCCGATCATCTCCTCAGGCGAAGAAAAACCGAAGAGCTCGGCTCCCGCCTGGTTTATCATCACACATCGTCCTTCCTTATCTGCCCGGTAGACCGCATCCTTAACCGACTGGAAAAGACGACGATACTTCTCCTCTGACTCCCGCAACCTCTGGTAGAGAAAGATATTGTTGAGAGTAAGGGATAACTGAGAGGCGATCTGCTCAAGCATCCTGAGCTCTGCCGAACTATATCGCCCTTCCTTCCGCGCTACGAGGAAAACCGCTTCTTGCTCCACCTTCAAGGAAATGGGGAGAATAACCGCTGATTCGATCCCCAACTGAGCCAACGCCCGCTCGTCGATAAAAGGAGCGTCGGGAGAGGGATGGTTAAGGAAAAATATCTTCCCCTTAGCCATTACTTCACCAACGATCATCTCAGAAAAGGGAACCCTTCTGCTTTTGGTGAGCCTCACCCAACCCCTTGGAGAAAGTGAGGCGACGGTTATCTCGTTCCTGTCCTTTCCTGAGAAAGCCAACAAGGCGGCGTCAACCCTGGTGAACTTCCTCGCTTCGGAGACAATGGTGCGAAAGACACGACGCTCCTCTAAACTGGCGGTAATCAGGCGGGTAATCCGGTGAATGGTGGAGATCTCCTTCACCCTTTCTGCCAACCTTCGGTTGAGTTCGTTCAACTGGGAGAGATGTCTCTTTAAGGAGAGCCTCATCTCGTTGAACGCTCGGGCAAGAACACCCATCTCCTGATATTTGGGGATGGGGATCTCATAATCAAGTTCTCCATCCGCTATTCTCCTCGCCCCTGAAACCAGCTGGTTGAGGGGGGTGGCGAGCGCTTGGGAGATGAAAAAGGTTGCCAAAAAGGCGATAACGAGGGCAAAAAGCGAGACACCAAGAAGCCCCATCCTTATCTTCCAAAGGAATCTCAGGGGGACATCGAGCGACTGCTGGATCAAGCAGTAGGCGACCTTGGGACTCACATCATTACTCACCGGCATCACCAAAGAGAGGAAACGCTCACCATCGAGGTTCGCCTCGAATTTCGAGCTTCCCTTGCCACCACCTTCCTTTTTGAGCTGGGAAAGGAAAGAGGACAAGGCTGAGAGCTTCTTTCCTTTGAGGGTAGAGGCAACTATCTTCCCCTGTACCACCAGGGTCACCTCGCTTTCGGTAACCCTCTTCACCGCTTTAACGAACTCTTCATCGATCTCATAACCGATACTTAAAGAACCTAACAGCTCATCTCCTTTACGGATGGGGACAAACGCCAGCTGGAATATCTTGTCCAGCCTATTCACGGTAATCACAAACTCCTCGCCTGAGGCAGCTCGAACCATCATCTCTGGGGTAAACAGCTCCCGAGCATATCTATATGGCTGGTCCACCACCTTCACCATCGAGCCGAAACTGCTCAGGACAACGAAGATCTCCGCATTTATCAGCCGTTGGTACCGCTCAGCCTCGGAGGCGAATAAAAGGGGATTGTTGCTGATGAGAACCTCCTTCAAGGAAGGGTGAGCAGCGATCACCTTGCACTCAGAAAGAAGCCTTTGGGATTGAGCCCGTTTGAACTCCTCGAATACCTCCCTGGTACTAAGGAGCCGTTCCGAAATGTTTTTCTTTACCTCCACCGTGACCAGATAATTGACCAGGAAGAGTACGGAAAAGGTTATAACAACGATGATGACTACCGTAGAAAAGAGTATCCGCTCCCGGAAGCTACCCCGCTTCCCTATAAACTGGTACAACTCGTCCTTTAACGCACTTAAGAATCTCATTTGGTTAACTTTAACCCCATCCGCTTCATCAGAAAGTAAGACCGCTTACGCATTTCCATTTTTTTGGACATATTTTGTCCAAATTTTACCCGATCCCAGCCTAAAATTCAACATTAAAGTCATCTAAGGTTTTACAAGATGCCCTTCTCCCGACTATAATCCCCTTAGGGGGTGAGGAAAAATCGTCTGGGCAAAAAAGAGTTTGGGACAACATTTCCTCTCCGATGGGGAGATGGTGAGGAGGATAATCGAACTCCATCAGCCGAGCAAAGAGGAGATCCATCTCGAGATAGGAGCGGGAAGGGGGGAACTTACCTCCTCGCTTGCGGAAAAAGTCGGCTTCCTCTACGCGGTTGAATTCGATCGAGAATTAATACCCTCTTTAAAAGAAAAGATGAAAGAAAGGAAGAATGTGCGAATAATCAAAGGGGATATCCTGAAGATCGACATCAGGAAGCTGGTCTCAGAAGAAAAACGCCTCTCCAGAAAGCTCAGGGTCATCGGGAACCTCCCCTACAACATCGCCACCAAGATAATAGCCCATATCCTTAGCTATCGCGATATCATCTCAGACCTCACCTTTACCCTGCAGAAGGAGCTAGCAGAGAGGATGGTCGCAAAGCCGAGAAGCAAGGCTTATGGGGAACTCTCCCTATTCATCCAATACCACCTCGAGCCGAAGGTATGCTTCTTTATTCCAAAAAGAGCCTTTACCCCTCCTCCAAAGGTGGAAAATGTGCTCATCCGATTCCGGGTTCGTGAAGAACCGTTAGTGAAGGTGGCTGATGAGAAGGAGTTTTTCCGACTCATCCGTATCTCGTTCGCCCAAAGGAGGAAGACGATCGAAAACAACCTCATTCCCTATTTGAGGCTGTCCCGGGATGAAGTAAGAAGGGTGCTCGAAAAAGCGGGAATACCTTACCGCTTCCGGGCAGAGGAGATCGATATTGCCGGGTTTTCCCGGCTTCTTGATACCATAAAGCAAAATAGGAAAGAAAAAGAAGGAGGAAGATGAGCCTAATAAAAGCAATAGTTTTAGGGATTGTTCAAGGGGTGACTGAATTCCTGCCCATAAGCAGTTCCGGACACTTAGTGGTTATAGGGAATATCCTCGCGGTAGATACCGGAGGAAGCGTGCTTTTCGATATTCTCCTTCACGGGGGAACATTAGTGGTGATCATCATATACTTCCGGGAGGAGATAAAAAGCATCCTCTTCGGCTTCGTGAGAAAAGATGAAGAGGGGAGAAGGTTTATCCTTCCAATAATCGTCGCCATCGTTGCCACTGGTGCAGTGGTTCTTCCTCTCAAGGGAATAGCCGAGGAGAGTTTCTCCTATCCGGAGAGGGTGGCGATTTTCCTCCTCATCACCGGGGGCATCCTCCTTGCCACC
This window encodes:
- a CDS encoding DUF4388 domain-containing protein, whose protein sequence is MAEIFTVEGELRDTPLPEVLRELDKRRVSGVLAVKKGDEEKKIFTEDDRIIFASSTNPDDRLGEFLLRKKKISQEDYDNSVKLLKTTGKRQGTIFVELGCLTPEELYWAVRAQIREIVWSLFNWEEGHFTFTEGAYKQDEVIKLSTKIEEAIIEGINRIKDPKRILRYIGSKDTLLVPIKGRDISSLSGEHQHIFRLLNQPKTVYQVCQESLFGQADTLKTIYGLVVLEYIARR
- a CDS encoding Crp/Fnr family transcriptional regulator, giving the protein MKKVTAEILRNNLVFASLAEEDMEYLLKVGSYRSFRKRDIIYFPDDPANEIFFIVEGRVKLSRIFEDGREIILEILKNNDIFGEEAVISFDKRENMATAMDNVVLLSFEAKAVRALAKRNASLAFRLLELVNGRRVVLERKVEDLAFRNVPSRLARVLLELAEEYGEKFGENIVISTKLSQQDIGNLIGSTRETTSHFLNQFKKIGFIDFNKRMINIINKEKLEELIEQLVPLN
- the pyk gene encoding pyruvate kinase, which produces MARVRIVATIGPASANKGTLKRMIESGMNIARLNFSHGSLREHKEKIRLIREAASEVGRPVAILADLQGPRIRIGDLPQPMTLKEGEEVILAPKEKGLGEGRLPTDYEKLASDLSPGDPILVDDGEIELTVLESIGDEVRCRVKVGGEVSSHKGINLPGVEVSAPALTDKDKADLKFALAEGVDYIAISFVKRKEDILEAKRLIEEEGADVPVIAKIERAQAIGRLTEILEVADGVMVARGDLGVELPLEEVPPLQKRMINEANRRGILVITATQMLESMTDSPRPTRAEVSDVANAVFDGTDAVMLSGETAAGRYPIRAVDMMREIIEEAEKHGEFFVGPSFNAHLLPDRFLLSDSLCAAASSAASILKAKAVVVMTQSGLTARLVSKYRPEVPIVAFTPNERIYRRMSLYWGVSPRMIEEIREVAPLIKRMEERLMAEDRFSEGDTVVIILGFPVASRPPANLLKLHRIGESKDYPKGR
- a CDS encoding PH domain-containing protein, whose amino-acid sequence is MRCDSCGAKVMEGASFCPSCGAPLVAKERKWESSTTPLMVIKPKFIPFLVFFSVLPLQLFFTVWGAGFFGGFSMFAIQALKLSLPRWFPFVFFGALFFFGIPLVVYFVKKRTYRKTEYRFYDSHLEYYEGFFNIEEKSIPYNRITEVGLRKGILQRMYGLGTIILATPATAVSASTLGRSGIKIADIENPDETYYKVKELIESRG
- a CDS encoding sigma-54-dependent Fis family transcriptional regulator; this translates as MAYRILVIDDEENMLELYSRILGKEGYKVTTALTAEEALDLFGSKVFDLIIADLALPGMNGVELLKKVKEEDPDIPYILITAYGTVESAVEAMKLGAFDYIPKPFQTEELKIVIKKALKEYQLAQELKRLRSEVKERYSFGNIVGRSKKMLAIFDLVGRVAASNSTVLIQGESGTGKELIARAIHYNSLRKDKPFVAIDCSILPETLLESELFGHVRGAFTGAMKAKKGLFEEANGGTIFLDEIGNISLPIQAKLLRVLQEREIKPLGSTETIKVDVRIIAATNTDLKELVASGAFREDLYYRIAVIPIVLPPLRERKEDIPLLVDCFLEKFSKENNKPLKRITPKALALLTEYDWPGNVRELENIIERAVLVSDSEEIDESCFPSEIRRLGDESVSLNISLKGEVNKVKGSVEIEAIKKALALCGGNKTLAAKKLGISRSSLYNKLKEYGIK
- a CDS encoding sugar phosphate isomerase/epimerase, encoding MIALSTCLRSPTIDKGEELIRYFLDLGISHLELEYRISQKMFKEMKPLLKEVTITSIHNFFPVPDILPPDKEGSAEVFSLSSLDKEEREKAIAYTTRTIEVANSLEAKAVVVHLGGVEIKPETKRFVQLLKEGKIKSEEGRSFIRKKKEERKKKKGPHLDSACFSLEKLAKVAEREGVMIGIENGYKINKIPDPEELALLFSKFEGAPIYFWYDVGHAKFQDNIGFIDYIKLLTRFRKKLIGIHLHDIVEDNDHLPPGKGEIDFALIGKLLPQGVIKVMELQHKVNDEEALAGLNYLKEMGII
- a CDS encoding zinc-ribbon domain-containing protein; translated protein: MKCPKCSKEIPDDAVLCPYCGALIKDKRTLARNIRARRKNLSSGIWLILIGGIFLIANFSPYDIGDLWPLFLIAIGLGLIIRHLKEAPEEEEEE
- a CDS encoding 2,3-bisphosphoglycerate-independent phosphoglycerate mutase, whose amino-acid sequence is MANFELMRKLSIKTDSKIVFLIIDGLGGLPREKGGGTEVEEAKTPNLDALARESICGMIDPISPGITPGSGPAHLALFGYDPVRYQVGRGVLAALGIGFDLKPSDVSARFNFATVDDEGKVVDRRAGRIPSEEGRRLCQLLEEIRLPRVTIFVKPVKEYRGVLILRGENLSGDLSDSDPQEIGVPPRRISPLSPEAKETAELVNQFVEEARRKLSSEHPANFILLRGFDRYHPFPTMTEIYKLTPASIASYPMYRGVTKLIGMELLKTGDTLAEELKTLRENYQRFDFFYVHIKKTDSAGEDGDFERKASLLEEVDQVIPEILALSPEVLVITGDHSTPAMLKAHSWHPVPVLLHSRWCRPDKVERFSEREFNLGGLGRIPATELMPLAMANALKLAKYGA
- a CDS encoding FAD synthetase family protein; this encodes MKVVRDISSLYNRFSFPVVTLGNFDGVHLGHQYVIKETVARARKERGTSIVITFTPHTKKVLVDDPPLLMTTDEQKKELIGKLGADILVFLPFDERVAATPARDFVLTHLVYGIGMKAIYLSRYFGLGKGRGGDSSLLRELSAEHRFEVVVVDEVIVEGEIVSSSSIRERIVAGKVDEAACFLGRNY